In Daucus carota subsp. sativus chromosome 4, DH1 v3.0, whole genome shotgun sequence, one DNA window encodes the following:
- the LOC108217031 gene encoding uncharacterized protein LOC108217031 translates to MVQRIPGVPKLLEKATPTSYADSPFVDDIALVKTPKRFNVPSMKAYDGSTDPLEHVAQYKQRMFTVPITKDLREACMCKCFGSTLAGPALQWFVNLPNGSIETFADLVDAFNLQFASSRVFEKTTSDLYKIVQRYREPLRDYLTRFNREKVTITNCDVPTAIEAFRRGFERDSPLYDELTKYPCRSMDDVQAKAMAQVRLEEDRREEDDKYYRPNMKVTTSRVHDTRPYVRPTHDDTRVSSAQERTDWRKDPNLPPTYDSYGFTLTPSALMREFTKMGDAVKWPPKSNKPKSNPDSKLWCDFHGDYGHRAYDCVALM, encoded by the coding sequence ATGGTACAACGCATTCCCGGAGTTCCTAAACTTCTGGAAAAGGCAACACCGACAAGCTACGCTGACTCTCCTTTTGTGGATGACATTGCCTTGGTAAAGACGCCAAAACGTTTCAACGTTCCCTCTATGAAAGCATATGACGGGTCGACTGATCCTCTAGAACACGTAGCACAATACAAGCAGCGGATGTTTACGGTCCCGATAACGAAAGACCTAAGAGAGGCGTGCATGTGTAAATGTTTTGGGTCCACGTTGGCCGGTCCAGCTCTACAGTGGTTTGTGAATCTACCCAATGGCTCCATAGAAACGTTCGCCGACCTGGTTGACGCTTTCAATTTACAATTCGCAAGCAGTAGGGTGTTCGAAAAGACGACGAGCGACCTCTACAAGATCGTGCAGAGATATCGGGAACCACTCAGGGATTACCTCACGCGATTCAACAGGGAGAAAGTGACCATAACTAACTGCGACGTGCCCACAGCGATTGAGGCGTTTAGAAGAGGATTTGAAAGGGACTCACCGCTCTACGACGAGTTAACTAAGTACCCATGCAGGAGTATGGATGACGTACAGGCGAAGGCGATGGCCCAAGTAAGATTGGAAGAGGACAGGAGGGAAGAAGATGACAAGTACTACCGTCCGAACATGAAGGTCACGACGTCGAGGGTCCACGACACCAGACCTTATGTCAGGCCAACGCACGATGACACAAGGGTTAGCTCTGCACAGGAGAGGACGGATTGGAGAAAGGACCCCAACCTGCCTCCAACATATGACAGTTACGGTTTCACATTGACACCTTCGGCCTTAATGAGAGAATTCACTAAGATGGGAGACGCCGTCAAGTGGCCCCCCAAATCAAACAAACCAAAGTCGAATCCGGATTCAAAGCTATGGTGTGATTTCCATGGAGACTACGGACACCGCGCTTATGATTGCGTGGCCTTAATGTAG